A single Pantoea rwandensis DNA region contains:
- a CDS encoding methyl-accepting chemotaxis protein, with product MLKTTQSRFTATLVAFFVVLMLVTVVVINQFIAPQLTQNESRLVRYEVDGLAGRIVEQMNRVQAQQRAITEAAGVMDSAAIDNLLPALVNQYQDSNVFGGGIWPLPNRRDPAKEKDSSFFARNASNQLQVNTYWNSDAADKYWEQPWYKDGMAAAKGQCAWAKAYQDAASPQPRTNCAMAIYRDGTVWGVSTIDVTLGFFNQLAKQMGDAIHGRVLIVEADGKVVGNAALLEGAPKLENLADTQLPMAGALKGLLSQAGNQPTQTTFKGEDGEHTLFLQAIAGSPWYLASDVPSSLLDAQTHSMLTRLGLVQIPLAVILLLVLLGFVRAMMKRLSLLNRNIEALSTGGADLTQRLPASNSPEFNAVAQSFNQFIEYLQGLMRQVGDSALAITSASREIASGNADLSARTESQASSIVETAASMEELTGTVRQNADNATHANQLADGASQVAARGTDVVRQVVTTMGAINHSSRKVVDIISVIDSIAFQTNILALNAAVEAARAGEQGRGFAVVASEVRNLAQRSANSAREIKKLIEESVANIDTGSQLVEQAGQTMDELMQGVSSVTTLMSEIMSASREQSMGIEQVNQAITQLDGSTQQNAALVEQVSAAARAMEEQSVQLELVVQSFKL from the coding sequence ATGTTAAAAACTACACAATCTCGTTTTACCGCGACGCTGGTCGCATTTTTCGTGGTGCTGATGCTGGTTACCGTGGTGGTGATCAATCAGTTTATCGCTCCGCAGTTAACGCAAAACGAAAGCCGTCTGGTGCGCTATGAAGTGGATGGCCTGGCGGGACGTATCGTCGAGCAGATGAACCGCGTGCAGGCGCAGCAACGTGCCATTACCGAAGCCGCAGGCGTGATGGATAGCGCGGCCATCGACAACTTGCTACCTGCGCTGGTGAACCAGTATCAGGACAGCAACGTGTTTGGCGGCGGTATTTGGCCGCTGCCTAATCGTCGCGATCCGGCGAAGGAAAAAGACAGTTCGTTCTTCGCCCGTAACGCCAGCAACCAGTTACAGGTCAACACCTACTGGAACTCCGATGCAGCGGACAAATACTGGGAGCAGCCGTGGTACAAAGACGGTATGGCCGCGGCCAAAGGGCAATGTGCCTGGGCTAAAGCCTATCAGGATGCGGCCAGCCCGCAGCCGCGAACCAACTGTGCGATGGCGATTTATCGTGATGGCACGGTGTGGGGGGTATCAACCATCGACGTCACGCTCGGTTTCTTCAACCAACTGGCGAAACAGATGGGCGACGCCATTCACGGACGTGTATTGATCGTTGAAGCGGATGGCAAAGTGGTGGGCAACGCCGCACTGCTGGAAGGCGCACCGAAGCTGGAAAATCTCGCGGATACGCAACTGCCGATGGCGGGTGCGCTGAAAGGTCTGCTGAGCCAGGCAGGTAATCAGCCTACGCAAACCACCTTTAAAGGCGAAGATGGCGAGCACACGCTGTTCCTGCAGGCGATTGCCGGTAGCCCGTGGTATCTCGCCAGCGATGTGCCGTCCAGTTTGCTGGATGCGCAAACCCACAGCATGCTGACTCGCCTCGGCCTGGTGCAGATCCCGCTGGCGGTGATTCTGCTGCTGGTGCTGCTCGGCTTTGTGCGCGCCATGATGAAACGTCTTAGCCTGCTGAATCGCAATATCGAAGCGCTGTCGACTGGCGGCGCGGATTTAACTCAGCGTCTGCCTGCCAGCAACAGCCCGGAATTTAACGCGGTGGCGCAAAGTTTTAACCAGTTTATTGAGTATCTGCAGGGGTTGATGCGTCAGGTGGGCGACAGCGCACTGGCAATTACCTCTGCCTCACGTGAAATTGCCAGCGGCAACGCCGATCTGTCTGCTCGCACCGAGTCGCAGGCCAGTTCGATTGTTGAAACTGCGGCTTCAATGGAAGAACTGACCGGCACGGTACGTCAGAACGCCGACAATGCCACCCACGCCAATCAACTGGCGGACGGCGCCTCGCAGGTGGCGGCGCGCGGAACGGATGTGGTGCGTCAGGTGGTCACCACCATGGGGGCGATTAATCACTCATCCCGTAAAGTGGTGGATATCATCAGTGTGATTGACAGCATCGCCTTCCAGACCAATATCCTCGCGCTTAACGCGGCGGTGGAAGCGGCCCGAGCGGGTGAGCAGGGTCGTGGGTTTGCCGTGGTGGCGTCAGAAGTGCGTAATCTGGCGCAACGTTCCGCGAACTCGGCGCGTGAGATTAAGAAGCTGATTGAGGAGTCGGTGGCGAATATCGATACCGGCAGCCAACTGGTGGAACAAGCCGGACAGACCATGGATGAGCTGATGCAGGGCGTGAGCAGTGTGACCACCCTGATGAGTGAAATCATGTCTGCCAGCCGCGAACAGAGTATGGGCATCGAGCAGGTTAACCAGGCGATCACCCAGCTGGATGGCAGCACCCAGCAGAACGCCGCACTGGTCGAGCAGGTGTCGGCTGCCGCGCGCGCGATGGAAGAGCAGAGCGTGCAGCTGGAGCTGGTGGTGCAGAGCTTTAAGTTGTAA
- a CDS encoding LacI family DNA-binding transcriptional regulator, translating to MAGKLRMDEISAITGYSVSTVSRVLSGKSYTSDKAREAIVDCARRLGVLQEMVSGRLLINDIVVFAPGRTFTPRGDHFYHEVTRGIAEACASHDVHISYCPLEEQRADVKLFLEKASAKNISAIIIIGIDDQAIFSLAASLGKPCVLINSRDKDMRLDAVSPDHRAIGFSAMQHLFEQGHRRVLTVTCLRRETLFLRLEGIKDAYRHFHMPFNAQQDLIVIEAYSSQDTEIALNHWLDTHPRDQWPDVILPGGKGIITGVQNALLSRGLRIPEDISLMTTDLASRLEGSPEMPITGFAVPCRELGYEAIQLIQNRLNRPQSSIYNLLLQGKLVDRGTVANATRHAAREEIRNAFP from the coding sequence ATGGCCGGCAAGCTCAGGATGGACGAAATTTCAGCAATTACGGGCTACTCGGTCAGTACCGTTTCGCGCGTGCTGAGCGGAAAATCCTACACCAGTGATAAGGCGCGTGAGGCGATTGTCGACTGCGCCCGCCGACTGGGCGTCTTGCAGGAAATGGTGAGTGGTCGTCTGCTGATCAATGACATTGTGGTATTTGCGCCGGGACGCACCTTCACGCCACGCGGCGATCACTTTTATCATGAGGTGACACGCGGGATAGCCGAGGCATGCGCATCGCATGATGTGCATATCAGCTATTGCCCGCTGGAAGAGCAGCGCGCCGATGTGAAGCTGTTTCTGGAGAAGGCGAGTGCGAAAAACATCAGCGCCATCATCATTATCGGTATCGACGATCAAGCGATCTTTAGCTTGGCGGCGTCACTCGGCAAACCCTGTGTGCTGATTAACTCTCGTGATAAAGATATGCGGCTGGATGCGGTGTCCCCCGATCATCGGGCGATTGGTTTCAGCGCTATGCAGCATCTGTTTGAACAAGGCCACCGCCGGGTGTTGACCGTCACCTGTCTGCGACGTGAGACGCTATTTTTGCGTCTGGAAGGGATCAAAGACGCTTACCGCCATTTTCATATGCCGTTTAATGCGCAGCAGGATTTGATTGTCATCGAAGCTTACTCCTCGCAGGACACCGAGATCGCACTGAATCACTGGCTGGATACACACCCACGCGATCAATGGCCTGATGTGATTTTGCCCGGCGGCAAAGGCATTATTACCGGCGTGCAGAATGCACTGCTGTCACGCGGCTTGCGCATTCCCGAAGATATTTCGCTGATGACGACAGATTTAGCCAGCCGGCTGGAAGGATCGCCAGAGATGCCCATCACCGGCTTTGCGGTGCCGTGTCGCGAGCTGGGTTATGAGGCGATCCAACTGATCCAGAACCGCCTTAATCGTCCGCAGTCGTCGATTTACAATCTGTTGTTGCAGGGAAAACTGGTGGATCGCGGTACGGTGGCGAATGCCACTCGCCATGCCGCGCGTGAGGAGATCCGTAACGCGTTTCCGTGA
- a CDS encoding Gfo/Idh/MocA family protein, producing the protein MLKIAIVGMGNIANSHIQAFLQFPERGKIVAVVDMYPEKAREKLQRYGLHDVRVYHDHREMLAEGADIDVVDVCTPPYVHAENTIAALQAGKHVLCEKPMAASLEECDAMIAAQKASGKILSVVAQNRFTDAFWQLKAAVDSGLAGKICHAQIDSFWWRGHSYYDLWWRGTWEKEGGGCTLNHAVHHIDAMQWMLGAPSEVVAMIGNVAHDNAEVEDLSAAIFRYPNGTLAQLTASVVHHGEDQKIVLQGENARLSAPWKAVAMQAAENGFPEKENNLALERELDRLHASTAPLTWTLHAGQVDDFFSAIEQQRAPLIDGEQGKRSLELITAIYKSAITKSTVSLPIPKDDAFYRTGGLIAHAPHFYEKQASVDNFADVDDIPLGKNFA; encoded by the coding sequence ATGTTAAAAATTGCCATAGTGGGCATGGGCAACATCGCCAATTCACATATCCAGGCGTTTCTGCAGTTTCCAGAGCGCGGCAAAATTGTCGCGGTGGTGGATATGTATCCCGAAAAAGCGCGGGAGAAGTTGCAGCGCTACGGTCTGCACGATGTGCGGGTTTACCACGATCACCGCGAGATGCTGGCCGAGGGCGCGGATATCGACGTGGTCGATGTCTGTACGCCGCCATATGTGCATGCGGAAAACACTATTGCAGCGCTGCAGGCGGGCAAGCATGTGCTGTGCGAAAAACCGATGGCGGCTTCGCTGGAAGAGTGCGATGCGATGATTGCCGCGCAAAAAGCCAGCGGCAAAATTCTGTCAGTGGTGGCGCAGAACCGTTTCACTGATGCGTTCTGGCAGTTGAAAGCCGCGGTGGATTCGGGGCTGGCAGGCAAAATTTGCCACGCGCAGATCGATTCATTCTGGTGGCGTGGCCATTCGTACTACGACCTGTGGTGGCGCGGCACCTGGGAAAAAGAGGGCGGCGGCTGCACGCTTAACCATGCGGTTCATCACATTGATGCCATGCAGTGGATGCTCGGTGCGCCCAGTGAAGTGGTGGCGATGATCGGCAACGTGGCACATGACAACGCCGAAGTGGAAGACCTCAGCGCCGCGATATTCCGCTATCCCAACGGCACGCTGGCGCAGTTGACCGCTTCCGTTGTGCATCACGGTGAAGATCAGAAAATCGTGCTGCAGGGGGAGAACGCGCGCCTGTCGGCTCCGTGGAAAGCGGTCGCCATGCAGGCAGCGGAGAACGGTTTCCCGGAAAAAGAGAACAATCTGGCGCTGGAGCGCGAGCTGGATCGCCTGCATGCCAGCACCGCACCTCTCACATGGACGCTGCACGCCGGACAGGTCGATGACTTCTTCTCGGCGATTGAGCAGCAGCGTGCACCGCTGATTGATGGCGAGCAGGGCAAACGCTCGCTGGAACTGATTACCGCCATCTATAAATCGGCCATCACCAAAAGCACCGTCTCGTTACCTATCCCTAAAGATGATGCCTTTTATCGCACCGGCGGGCTGATCGCCCATGCACCGCACTTCTATGAAAAACAGGCTTCGGTCGACAACTTCGCCGATGTCGATGACATCCCATTGGGCAAAAACTTTGCGTGA